DNA sequence from the Pseudomonadota bacterium genome:
CTTCTTCAATCCAAGCCTCTTCGACATCATTAAAAACTTCTACATCAAGGGATCCGAGAAGACGGTCAGCTAAAAAAGCTCGCTCTTGCCGGGGTAGTTTGAGTAAGTCTGACTCAATTTTTTCAATAGAAAATGCCATGAAAAATCTCTCCGAAAAAGATCATACAAACTTGTTGTTGGTTCTACAGCAAATTATTACACATCTGGCATTATCACTTTTAACAATGTTGTGGCAACCTTAACTTTATAACCGAAAGACGCGCTTGAGGTTTATCGTAAGCACCCAAAACGAGCTGTCTTTCAAGATAATTTCTGCTATCATAAAGCTGGTATAGGTAGGGATCTTAAAACATTATTTTTGTAAAGGAGAAAAAAGATGAACGTTTCCCAAACAGTCGATTATCACCTTCAGTACCATCGGGTTAATTCCAAAAAAAAATACCATTAAAACTTGCGAGTTCGTATT
Encoded proteins:
- a CDS encoding addiction module protein, with protein sequence MAFSIEKIESDLLKLPRQERAFLADRLLGSLDVEVFNDVEEAWIEE